The DNA region agttgcTTGGCTTTTCAAGACAGAAGAGGGATGGCAAaggtaaaaataagtaaataaagtagATAAGAGACTCATTTGTtgcaaaataacaaataataaagtgGTGCTTTAAGATAACAGACTTGCTCCACACCCAGGTTCTTTCATGAAGAAAaagatgagggagggagggagggagggagggaagggaaaagaaagatattATTTAGGATTTAAATTATATCACCTCAGCACAGCAAAGCCTCTTTTGAAATAGCTGCCTCTTTGTAGGACACACACCTTAGTCTTGCTAAGAACACAGAAATTCAGAAGTTTAAAACTTACTGGGAACTTCACaaactagagaaaagaaataaggcaGATTTGCatcctttttttccattaaacCATGCCATCAGGAATGTATTCTACAATAATTTCCTTCAGGCAATTTTATTCCCAgttttcactgttttttattttcaagggAACAAAACAGACCCACACTTTCTTTACCTAACACTAGCCTGAAGAATCTAttgaattatattgatttttctcCCTTTGAACACAAGCTCATTAACCTGAAACACTAAGGGGATAACTATATTTCACTGAGCCTATAACTGAGTGTCTGAAAACAAAAAGATCCCAAGACAGTGATACAGCTCTCCCTGGgattcccaattttttttttttttttttttggcaaattcAGCTGCAGAAGCTGTGACATTGCTTCCTTTATCCTAGAGAGTTTCACATCAGTTAGAAGCAGCTTTCTTTAAATGTATCCTTCTTTATTGTAATGTTTAGCAAAATCCGGGTTCCCATCTTTCCACCAACTTCTGTATTCTTACAGGCTACTGGGGAGAAAATGTTAGCATCCAACAGCCGTGCGGCGCTGACAGCAGGCTCCGCTGCCTCCTCTCAGCTAAGTGAGCTAGGGCTGAGTTGAGAAGCTATCTTGGATGTATGGAAATGAGGTCTCCTCCAAAACCCCCGGGGACTTCCTAGCAAAGGAAAAAGCCATCAGGAAAAAATTAGACAACACAGACAGCAGAGGCAGCCTGCTAGACAAGTCTCTCCAAGAAGCCCAATGAGTGGGGCTGCAtttatcttcccaaaccaggAGATGTGACCCCACTCTTCCAAAATAATAATCATGTAACAGCTATTTTACCCAAGAAACCAATATAAAGTGCTTGTGGTTTTGACTTTTATTTGAGATCTCTGGTGAGATCAAATTATCTATACCCTTTCATTCAAGGCAACAGACATCTTCAactgttttttaatttgatttatccTTTGAAACAGAAAGTGCATTACATTTAACTGGTCTTGCAAAGGGGGTTTTCTTCTCTTTACAAACCGAATTccttatataaattaataaaagttaaaGATGCTAATATATCACCGTTATtagcttaaaaagaaaacaatttacatAGTCTATAGTATTCTTATGATACAAAACACTTCAAATTCAATTACAGCAACTAAATGGGTTTTTATGTTTCTGACCCAGAGCAGTTGTAACAATTCCCACCATCTACTTTAACACGCATTTTTATCAGAAAGGAGTTAAATTAAATACAAGCTATtgtagcccctccctccccaacactTTCTTTAAATCACTAATAAATAGCAACAAACGACTGTGCAATTTcggagagaaacagagaggcaGGTCTGAGGCCCTTCCTGGTTCCAAGTGTTCTACTTCAAGTCCTGGAGGCGGGAGCCGGGTGCGGAGCCAGGAGTGGTCCGGGAAGAGCGGGAGGGATGAAGGGGAAGTAGGATTGATCAAATCCAAACCCGGGAGGGGAGCGGGCGAGGATGAGACCGTTCTTTACTACGCTCCTCCAGTTAAGCAAAGGGGAACGTGGTTTGAATAGCTCTTAAAAGGGGGAAGGGTAGCAGGAAGAAGGAGGTCCATCTTTTTATACCAAATTCAAAaaagcattttacattttaaatattcacaaTAAAGTAACTTCTAGTCAGTGAGACTCACGATTTATTTACAAAGAGCCTTCAACAGGCCACTTTAGTCGGCACAGCAGTTTGTGCGGGAGAAACATCCCTCTTCCCATCTGTGGCGGCCGCCCGCCCGCGTGGCTCCGAGGTCCCCCGCGCGGTGGGTGTCGATGGGTCCAGAGGCCCTCTCAGCGCCCCCGCCCTGGCCAGCGGCCGCAAGAcagaggcgggggcgggggcgcgggggGGACACGGGAGGGGGACGCGACTAGGACACCGAGCGGGGCGGGAGGGTGGCCCAGCTGCGGCGTCTGTTGCGTTAGTCTTGCGGTGTATTTCGCGGTCTTTGCCTTCTCATCATCCTCCGagtctctctccccagccccgcTCAACTTCtaggttaaaaaaatagatatgtaCATCTTAGAAAATAGCAAAGGGCCCCCGGCAGGCGGGGCCGTGTCCTCCGGGCCCCGAGGAGCGGGAAGACGGGACGCGCGGTCCCCACGGCCGCCGCGGAGTGGCCGGAGGCCGGGCGGGCGCTCAGGACGAGCTCTCGTTCTCGGACGCGTGCAGCAGGAggccgccgctgccgctgccggACTTGTGCTTCTTCAGCAGCTGAGTGATTTTCTCGTCGTCCGAGTTGGGGTCCAGGGGCTTGTTGTAGTCGTCGTCCTCCTCCTCGTTTTCCGAGGCCCCTTTCAGCCGCTCGGTTTCCGAGTCCTGCTTCTTCTTGGCCGTGGCCATCTCGGCTGCGTGCTTCTTCCTCCACTTGGTCCGGCggttctggaaccaaacctggGGGTCGAGAAAGCGGAGAAGAGGAAGGACAGGGGCGGAAGGAATTTAAGGTGAGAAGAGCCAGGCAACGCCTTCTCTCCCACATCCCGCAGTCGCTCCTGCGGGCCCCTGACGTCTTGACACCCTCCCTCAGAGCCCTCCCAGGTCTGGGCCGTTGAAGTCGGTCTCCACTGCCCCAGCTTCCTCCGAGTATCAGGCACCAACAAACTGACTGCCGTTGCCATAGTGATGGTAACACAAGAGTATTGAGGTTGTCAGTGAGCGatttctcagaaaagaaaaaaacttggaaACTTAAAATGAGTTTCCCTAAAAGAGTTCGCTTGCCTACTTTCTAGTTTGAAGTAGAaaacttttccctttggtaaagtTGCCTCATAATGACTGCGATTCTATTCGTTTTTAACTTTCTTAGATTAAGGTATTTCAAGCAATCTGAAGTGTACTGGCTTTTTAGTGTGATTTGTGGGAGAAGACACAGCATTTACCCCAATTACCTCTGTTCTTTTCACTTTGGGGTATTTGTCTGTTTCACTCATTTCAGGTCTGAATACACACAAATATAGTAGGTAAACACTCCCCTCCGCATTTACACTTGTAATGTATgatgtaaagtttaaaaaaaaatctgctaaaaCAGAAACCTCAAATCAGTAATAATAACGAACATAAATGCatggaaatatttaatatttgaaaatatttaaaagttgaaATCATCATAGTAGtttgtgtgtctttctctgcctctctggTTTAATGTTTTTCATAAAACCGAAGTCAAAGTAAGAATTTtcatcagttatttttttaagtgaaattttgCCAGTTACATTACTTCCCACTATTAGCATGCCTAATCTTtcacatattattttaatattgtcCCTCCCTAAGACATTcatttttatacaaatattttaaacctattCATGATGTTTGACATCGTGtttcatacatatattttaaccTAAAGCATCAGCAACAGCAACCAATTTCCCAAATATATTGAATCATCCTCTCTTTATGCTTCTCATCCATTTTCTCATCCGTTATGTATTTATCTAGAGAATCAGAATTGTTAAGAAagtgatttttagtttctttatacAGCTATAATAATTCACTTCTAGCCACGCCGACATATTTATGGTGACAAATGAAGACCTCCAGATTACTGTGGTAGGCTCTGTACCAAGCactgcaaaaataattttaactgtgATGGTACTCTAATGGTCACATACAAAATCACTCCTGAAATGCATTTTATGGTGCTTGTCTGTGGGGAAATACTCTCTGACCAGCAGATATGGCTAACGTTGTCCctacttaattttaaaagcaacaaTTTAACTAATGGAAACagacttaaacacacacacacaccaaatatatatatatatatatatatatatatatatatatatataatgaaaaataggaacaaaagaGAATACCGGAAATATAGGAAACCACTAGATTTAAAGTACCTAGCTGTTTCAATCCCTTTATATTTCAGGGAAAGATTTCTCCAATTTGATTCTCTGGAAATACACCGCACAACTCAATTATAAGGTaagtgacattttaattataatttgttGTCATAAACAGTAAAACATCTTACATCTATTGATAAACTTATATGTCATAATACAGTAATAATCTTGTCATTTCATTTGGAAAAGTACTATTCCAAAGTGGCTGCCTGAGGTAAGCTAAAAGCAGATGCATCCATGCTAAGTGGTTAGATCTTGTGgatttattggggtttttttaaccTGCAAGTTAATACAGTAGCACTATAATGCTGATCTACATTAGGAAATTATATAACTAGTGGAGcctgaatggacaaacaaaagcTTGAATATCGTTACAAATAGAATACATAGAAGCTATCTAACTGGCCTGGTCTATTCTCAGGGCTGATATTTCCGTAATGCTTTTATTCTCTAATAATGGCGAGTTCCCCCAGCACATGCTGCTATCTAGATGAACCTAATTTCAAAGGCGGAGGCTTGATTCCTTTTGTTCATCAACAGTTTGCCCGCCCGAGAGACCCCAGAGCCTTTGTaacctccccctccacccccttcgCTGTTCTCATCTCTCCCCTTGCTTCTCGGACTGCACCCTCGGGCGGCTGTTTGTtagtttggggtgtgtgtgtgtgtgtgtgtgcgcgcgcacaggCGCGCGCATGACGTACGTGGGAGAGCTCTCCCTCGAGGTTTGCAAGGTCCACTCACCTTGACCTGACTCTCCGTCATCCCCAACGAATAGGCCAAGCGAGCCCTCTCGGGCCCTGCCAAGTACTTCGTTTGTTCGAAAGTCTTCTCCAGGGCGAAGATCTGCTGGCCCGAGAACGTGGGTCTCGTGTGTTTCCTCTTCCCATCTTTGTCCAACAAAATGGATCCTTGATCTACGagaacagattaaaaaaagaaaggaaggggtaAACAACCAGTTACGAGCGGCTCCGCTGAGAAGAGACGAACTCCAGAAACAACGTTGTGGTGGGAAAGGCAAGTGTATTCCGCGGCGGGCACGAGAAGTGCCGTGGTGCTTGCAGTCCCACTGCGCTTCTCGCTTTGCCTTCTTACACCcacctgtttttttaaaagcGCGTGTGTTTGGAGCCGCAGTAAATAACCTTCTGCCCAACAACGACGTCCAACAGGGGGAGCGCACTGCTGAAGTTTGCCGAGGCCCAATCTCTAGGCCCAGTAAATTGAGGCGTGTGGGtacgggggggtgggggtgggaaagtCCCCTCTCACCGCCTCGTCTAGTTGGGGCTCGTTCGGTCCCGGGGCCTTTGCATGGGGGTGACTAGTTTTGTTCCTTGACCGCTTTCCTAACCTGTGCCCGCGCAACAAAGAGCGCCTTGTTTTTGGAACACAAGAGAGCTAAATCGCCCCCCAGTCGAACGCCGCTGCGGCCGAGGGGGAGGGGGCGCCGCCTTTGTTGGCGGTCCCTACGTGGCCATCCAAACGAATACAATAACGTCTCTCCGACagccgcccccgccccggccgcCCCTGTCCCGAGGCTTCCGAAGGGAACCTCCGCTTGGCTCCCCCAGCTTCCCTCAGTTACTGCCGCTCAGCCACACGAAAGAGATCAGGAGACAGAAGAAACTTCGGGGACTCAGTGAAAAGCAAAGAACAGAGCGAGAAAAGGACCGGGGACTGGCCCCTAAATGCCACCTGGGAGTATGGGAGCTTCCGCGGCTCGCTGGCCAACTACCTATAAGATTAGGGGGATCCTGGGGTAAATCAGTTGATTTCGAGCAAGATCTTTGCGGGATGTTGCATTTTCCCCCGTCCTTGTCCTGTTACCTCGTTCTTCCTCCGGTTCTTTCTCTTATTAGGATGTTGAGAGCCACGATGCCCCTCAATATGTCCGGGGCCGAGGCAGGTGGGAAACCGAGGGCCCAGTGGTGGGGAGCGGCCCGAAGTGGTGCTTGCCCTCCTCCACGGGCCGCGGACCTCTCTTCAGTGGGCTTACCTGGGCTGAGCGTACTCGGGGGACGAGGGTCGTGGTGGTGAGGGCGACGAGGTGAGGTGGGGACACCCTGGACCGAGACGTACATGCAAACACACGCGTTCGGCTCAGGGCTGAGGAGGGCTCGCCGCTGCCGGTCCCCACCGGTTCGCAGAGAGGAGGCCAGTCAGGCTGGCGAAGGTCGAGTGGGACTTCGGCATGGGACACTGGAAAGCTGGGGTGCGGGCTGGAGCACAGTagcctctcctgccctccccacctctttAACCCAGGAGGGGCATACGGTTCCGGCCGGCCTGTTCCGGGAGCAGCCAGGGCCTCGGATGAGACACGCCCCGCACCACATTGTGTTCCGTGGAGACGCATGCACACCCGTTCCGCAAGGCGTGCCCAAGGCTTGGGGAGAGGGGGGCGCTTGGACGCAACCATGGAGCTCAGGACAGCGAGAGTTGCTCGCTGAACGCCCTGGCCCAACCTAACCCGTGCGATTCTGGCGCTGCCAAACTACTCGGCAGGCAAGAGGGTGGACTCGGCATGCACACCAGGGGCCATGACCTGAGAGCAGGCAGAACAAGCACAACTGGGCGCAGTCGATTGTACTCACGAGGAGTGCAGGCCAGGCGTGCGTCCCTCCAGGGCGGGCTCTGCATCACTCCTGGCCAGAAGATAGGCGTCCGGCCGGGCAGCTCGGCTAGCGGCTTGGGGTACCGACCCACGGCGGCCACGGCCGCGGCGCTGGGGCTGAAGTAGAGcccgggcggcggcggtggcgggctcAGGCTGCTGAAACGGGGCAGGCCGGCCAGCAGCCCCGCTGGGGTTGAggcagcggcggcagcggccGCAGCTGCGGCCGCGGCGGCCGAAGCGGAGGAAGCGGAGGTGgacgaggaagaggaggaggaaccgGAGGGCGAGGCGGAGGGCAGGGCTGCCCCTGAGGCCACGGGCATGGAGGGCCGGCTCAGGATGTCGTTGATGCCATGTGGGGTGGCGGCCGAGAGCTGCTGCGGGGGGCTGCCCAGGGATGAGAGCCCCCCCGCGGCCGGGAGCTTCAGGCCACCTGGGTTGTGGGAACCCAAAGGCGGGGAGGGTGatgacgaggaggacgaggaggacgaggaggaggggGGGCCGGCGGGCAGCGCGGGGTACGCGGCGGGGTACAGCggggtcttcatttctgccatGCTGTGCAGGGCGGCCAGGGGCGGGCTGCTGAGCAGGAAAGCGCTCTGCCGGGTACCCTCCATCGCCCCCACCGCTAACATCCCACGATCAGGCCGGAGCCCGCAGCCACGCAGCGGGAGCGCCGGCCGGTGCCCCCGGAGGGGCTCAGGAAAGCGAGAAGCGCCGAGGGCGCGAGCGAGGAGTCGCTCCGCACACCAGGAGGCGACCTGCCAACTGGGCCAAGAATGCAGCCGCTGAGAGTTGCTCTCGTAACTGCGCAGCAGAAATGTCCAAACACACCAGTCGAGAGGCGGTGGCTCGCCGAGACCAGCGAGGGTCCAGGTGGTTTGGGCTCTTTTCCCTCTTAGAGTCCCGGATTCAATCCCgggctcttctctcttcctcacttTTTCCTCGCCGCTCAAAGTGCGCTACTTCTCATCTTCTCCCTCTTggaaataagcaaaacaaaaccccagcCGGCCCCAGAGAGCTTGTAACAAAGTTAAGAGTCACCGAATCTCCGCTTTGATGTGGGAGAGTGGGGGCTGGCTCTTTTTCTTTGGGGAGGTTCAAAGGACGCCGGGTTCCGCCCTATGAGCTCGTCCAATCTTACTTGGATGTCCTGCTCTTTAGGCCACGAGGTTAATTCGCACTCGGCGCTCGGAGCGCGGAGGGAGAGAGAGCATCCAGCCCGCGGGAGGATTTGGCCTCCGGGCGGGCTTCCTCCGCCAGCGCTGCCCGAGGCTTCTGCGCCAGAAAGGGCAGTGCCACCAATCCCTGCGGCTCCCGGATTCGGCGCGCCGACCTGCCTTCCCCTCTGGGCCACGGGGCACTAGAGTTGCAATATTGCAAAGAAAAAGGGCGAGAAAAACACGGAAAAACAGACTAAGTGAAAAGTCTGACGGCTTCGGTTACAGCTCCACTCGTCTGTCCACTTCTGAAAACGGGCCTGGCGACCCCGGccccacgccccccaccccccagcgccctctcttcctctcactcTCCGCCTTTGCCTCTCCTCTCTCGCATTTTTTTCGCGGCTCTACAGGCTTCGCTCTTCTAAGTCCTGTCCTCTGGCCAAGCTGACCCTCTCCGCGGCTCTTCCactgcctctctctcctctccttttcccttcGGGCCTGACAGTTCAGATGAAGCTCTCAAAGGTAATAAAACATTTGCATCACTCCCTACCCCTCTTTAGCTGGGGGAcgagagggagggggaaatgggggtcCAAAATGAGAACTTTGAAGGACGTCACTCCGAGGCGGCCGGCAAGGGCGGGGCCGAGGAGCGGGGTGCAGGCCGGGGGGCGTAACCACCGTCTCCAATAGCACTCAGCTTTGGGCCTCGCGTCGCCTCCGGGTCGCGCCCACTCGGGAGCGCCGCGCCCTCTGATTGGCTTAGGAGGACGAGCCGTTGGGCCGCGCCCGCCTCGTTCCCGCCCCCTCCCACTTCCATCCCCCCTGTGGGTGGGGCCCGGAGGCGGGGCCTGGCTAGTGGTGAGGTTCGGCCGCTGGGCCAGTGGACGCCTCAATTAATTGTGTTAAATAAAacgggaaaggggaggggggagcagaGATGAAGAGggtattactttttaaagagaagaataaTGGAAACCCAACCCTTTTATGGAAAAGCAGTTCATATTCTTCCCTCGCCTCCGCCTGGCCTGCTCGCGTCACCctaccccccttccccccactagCTCGCGACGCCTCACCTCGAACAGAGTCTGGTCtcttgtaaaatggagctaatggAGCAGGCAGCCGGCGTAGCCCTGGCCTGGCTCCTTCTTTTGAAGGGATTAATTAAAGGCCATCTGGGCTCTCCCAGGATTGTGTAAATTAATTTGTTGCTCCTTAAGCCTTATAGATGTCCTTAATCCTCTTGTAGGCCGAAGCATCGTCCTTTTCCGTCTTTGCCACCTCCCGCTTCTCCTTCGCTGTTCcttctccttcattttcttttcattcctgggtctccccccgcccccccccccccccaacacgATGTTATCATTTATAGGTTTACTCAATTCACAGGGAACGGAATCAGCTTATTGGGAATATTTATTCCTCGTGTGACGTTTCGACCTGAGAGCTGtgaactttttaaacttttctccCCTGTGATTATTATTTGTTTGGAGTTTTACGGGGGCAGAATCACCAAAATTGAGGTGGAGTCTTTAGATACAGAAGTACCTGGTTACACCCTCCCCCCGATCCACTGTAAGTTTTTGAAAACCGTCTCCGAAACTCTTACCCTGCTCTCAAGTCCAGGGTTGTTTCGAGAGATGGAGATGTTCCGGCTTCTGCGCTGTGGTGATGGGATGTCTAGGGTTTGAGTTGGAGGGTGGTTTCCCTTATTCCCTCTCAATTTCTTCCATCCCTGGAGATCTTTAAATTTCCAGCAGGGTTGAGTTGTGTAGACGGGGAGGAGGACCCTTGCACAATTTAGAGATTTCAAGATAttaaagtaacacaccattgagGGGTAGTGACTAGAGTAATTTGGATGAGATCATTAAGTCCAAACTTAATTcgcagaaaatagaaataaacagctataataaataaaggaataaaattcaaAGGGCACCACCCATGGTTGGAGTTTGGCTATGAGTGCCAACAGCACTCATTTGCATCCAAGCACCAAAAGCCAGAGGGATTATTCCGCTTTGATAACCTTCATTTCCAACGCACTGGTCTTTTAAGGGTGGCAACTTGAGCTTGAGCTTGAGgggtttttgtttatcttttgctACTTTTACTATTCGCTTCTGAGATAAAAGTAAAGTTCCCTTCTTGCTTCCCGACGCTTTTTCATTAACTTCAAGATTGGGCTAAACCCATCACCTCATAGACCTTAGAATCTGACTCCGGGGAAGGTGAAGTCTTTCCTCAATGTGAATTATGCTGAGTAGAGCAAGAATAGAGGTGATGAGGGGGCTGTCTGTATTTCCCCGCGAGGATGTTTTGCTGGGCTATGGGTCTAAACCCCAGCACCGTGCCCCTTCGGCAGGCCGGGAGACTGCTGCAGGAGAGTGGCGCGTGTAGCCCGGCCCTGCCCCGAGTGTTGGGGTCCTCTGCTTCTCGATTCGTTAAAAATGAAACTTTTTCTCGCCTCGGGAGTCTCCAATACGGAGGTGGCACACAACCTTCCGCCTGGACCGCGCACCTTGGCCACCAGCGACCTCCTCATATCCCCGGCATTCCTCACAGCATTCTCAAGGACTAGGTAGGAatggagagggaaggaggccaGTGATTCCCAAAGattccaattttaaaaagctactcCCCTTTACTTCATGTAAATAGCGTGACCTGGGAAAGAACTGAGCATTTTCCTATTGTAAATTTAGTATCAGATTTGGGGTGGGTGTGGTAGAGACAGAGCAAAATCAAAGAGACAGACCGACACCAGGAGAGATTGATTCAACTCCACCCAACTCCGGGTTAATTGCCATCGGTAAATAGTTGCAAAACTGGGTACGGGTAAGAAGTCTCAATCGTTTGCTTTTACTTATCATTCATATTGGGGAATTAAAATAGCAGCATTGTTCTTAATTGTGACAGTAAAAAAAATCTGGGGTCTGTGTACCTCGATCTCCGGGGGGTGAACCCCGGGTGCCTGAATCCCGCGTGGGGCAGTGTGTATTCCAGACGCACGCTGCGAGGCGCTGAAGGAAGGCCGGTGCCTCTTGCCTGGTGTTGGTGGTCATCATCGATCTGCTCCGTCTGTCTCCAGCTGGGAGCCGGGAGAGCGAGGGGCGTTCTCGAAGGGGGTGGGCTGCCCCAGTCTCTCGCGGGGAAAGATAGCCCTGTCCCTCCAGAGCTAAAACCTCCTTCAGGACGGCGTCCTGGAGGAACAGATCCCGACGCGGATGCGGGAGGCCGGTTTTCGGTCGGGGCCATCTTACACACTGCATACACACGCCCTAGAGAGTCCGGACTTCTCTCCCTCGGGGAACCCCCAGGACCCGCGCGCGCTTCTGCCCACGACCTAATAAAGTCCGGCATTTCTAAGCAACCCCTAGGAATGGAACGTGTCACACGTGGTCGcgacgccccccgccccccgcgtctcggaacaatatatatatatttggggggACTGTGTTTGAAAGCGAATGATTTGCATTTtaattgaaaaacaaatgaaagcgGTTTGGCAAATTCCGAGGTTTCAAAAAGGGCTAAAAAGGGTAGGGGTGAGGAAGGCGACGCACCCCTCTCCAGCCCCTTGACTTTCTTTAAGCCTGCAAACAAGGGCCTCAGTTCTCAAGTTACTGTTTTTAGCCCGCTCCTACTATTACGCAGCCTGCGCCACGCACTTGCCCACCCTACCCTCGATCTAACCCTGGACTCAAACGCCTAGTGCGTTGATACTTCTGTTTTAAAATGAAGGAGCAGCCACTAAATTCAGAGTAATTCACAGAAGGAATGCAAATGAAATCTCAGCTAAGTGTACCTAAATTCAGCAGGCTGTCGTGGATGGGTGATAACTATTATTCCCCAGATATATTAACGTTAAAAGGTCGGGATACTCAAGTGTAGCCACAGGAAGCCAATTCTATATTCgcaaaaggagggaggagggactgAAGGGAATTTTGTGTGTTTCAGGCCAAAACCCACTAGAAAATGCG from Mesoplodon densirostris isolate mMesDen1 chromosome 1, mMesDen1 primary haplotype, whole genome shotgun sequence includes:
- the NKX6-1 gene encoding homeobox protein Nkx-6.1 isoform X2, translated to MLAVGAMEGTRQSAFLLSSPPLAALHSMAEMKTPLYPAAYPALPAGPPSSSSSSSSSSSPSPPLGSHNPGGLKLPAAGGLSSLGSPPQQLSAATPHGINDILSRPSMPVASGAALPSASPSGSSSSSSSTSASSASAAAAAAAAAAAAASTPAGLLAGLPRFSSLSPPPPPPGLYFSPSAAAVAAVGRYPKPLAELPGRTPIFWPGVMQSPPWRDARLACTPHQGSILLDKDGKRKHTRPTFSGQQIFALEKTFEQTKYLAGPERARLAYSLGMTESQVKVWFQNRRTKWRKKHAAEMATAKKKQDSETERLKGASENEEEDDDYNKPLDPNSDDEKITQLLKKHKSGSGSGGLLLHASENESSS
- the NKX6-1 gene encoding homeobox protein Nkx-6.1 isoform X1 is translated as MLAVGAMEGTRQSAFLLSSPPLAALHSMAEMKTPLYPAAYPALPAGPPSSSSSSSSSSSPSPPLGSHNPGGLKLPAAGGLSSLGSPPQQLSAATPHGINDILSRPSMPVASGAALPSASPSGSSSSSSSTSASSASAAAAAAAAAAAAASTPAGLLAGLPRFSSLSPPPPPPGLYFSPSAAAVAAVGRYPKPLAELPGRTPIFWPGVMQSPPWRDARLACTPRRPEPYAPPGLKRWGGQERLLCSSPHPSFPVSHAEVPLDLRQPDWPPLCEPVGTGSGEPSSALSRTRVFACTSRSRVSPPHLVALTTTTLVPRVRSAQIKDPFCWTKMGRGNTRDPRSRASRSSPWRRLSNKRSTWQGPRGLAWPIRWG